CGGCCTCGAGGGTGGCGAAGTAGACACCACTGGGCAGACCGGCCGCCTCGAACCGCGTGCTGTGCTCGCCGGCGTTCTGCAGTCCACTGACCAGCACGGCCACTTCCCGTCCGGCCAGATCATGCACGCTCAGCGTGACCGGAGCGGTGTGATCCAGACTCCAGTCGATGGTCGTGGACGGATTGAAGGGATTGGGATAGGGATTGCCCAGGCTGAAAGCGGCGGGCAGGTCTTCGGTGCCGGCGCTGCGGCTGCAGAAGTTGAAGCACACTTCGTAGGGAATCGGCCCCGAGAGCAGGGTGCAGGTGGACGCATCCCAGCCCAGATAGATCGCCAGCTGAAGGGTGTAGTTGCCCGCGGGCATGCATTCGGGCGGATTGCCCGGGGTGATCCAGTTGTAGCCGTGGTCCTTGTCGACGAAGTCGGGTTCGGCCCAGCTGAGGCAGGGATTGGGGCAGACGCCCGGGTTGTCATCTCCCTCGAAGGACACACCGGGACCCT
This window of the Candidatus Delongbacteria bacterium genome carries:
- a CDS encoding T9SS type A sorting domain-containing protein, producing the protein MRAVLLSVCLGLVPLASRAEICIQGTVPGPYQVVQIPFVVEQDCCDWSISTCGSGSVNTAIGSVEGPGVSFEGDDNPGVCPNPCLSWAEPDFVDKDHGYNWITPGNPPECMPAGNYTLQLAIYLGWDASTCTLLSGPIPYEVCFNFCSRSAGTEDLPAAFSLGNPYPNPFNPSTTIDWSLDHTAPVTLSVHDLAGREVAVLVSGLQNAGEHSTRFEAAGLPSGVYFATLEAEGFRESRKLVLLK